GGCGGTGCGCACGTCACGCCTGCCTCCGGGCCGAGGCGGCCCCTAACTTCCTGGGCAACGCGTGCGACACGGCGCTGATGGAACCCGCGCCCATCGTCAGCAGCACGTCGCCGGGCTTCAGCACGGCGCGTAGTGCTTCATCCAGGTGCTCGACCTTTTCCACGAACACCGGCTCGACCTTGCCGCGCGTGCGGATCGCGCGGCAGATGGCGCGCCCGTCGGCCGCGGCGATCGGCGCCTCGCCGGCGGCGTACACCTCGGTGACCAGCAGCGCGTCGCCGGTGGACAGCACCGTGGCGAAGTCGTCGAGCAGGTCGCGCGTGCGCGTGTAGCGATGCGGCTGGAACGCCAGCACGACGCGGCGGCCCGCGTATCCCTGCCGGATCGCATCGAGCGTCGCGGCGATTTCCGTCGGGTGGTGGCCATAGTCGTCGACCACCGTGACCGGATCGCCGCCGCCGGCCAGCCTGATGTCGGCGACGTGTGTGAGACGCCGGTCGATGCCCTGGAAGTTCGCGAGCGCGCGCTGAATCGCCTCGTGCGCGATGCCGATCTCGAGCGCGACGGCAATGGCCGCGAGCGAATTCAGCACGTTGTGCAGTCCGGGTAGATTGACGGTGACCGGCAGGCGCAGACCGTCGGCGCGGCGCACGACGTCGAAGTGCGTGCGCAGCCCCTCGCGGCGCAGGTTCTCCGCGCGCAGGTCGGCGCCTTCCGAGAAGCCGTAGCCGACCACCGGGCGATTGACCTTGGTGAGGATTCCGCGGATGTGCGCATCGTCGACACACAGCACCGCGAGTCCGTAGAACGGCAGGTTGTGCAGGAATTCGACGAAGCTGTGCTTGAGCCGCTCGAAATCGCCGTCGTGTGTGCCGAGGTGATCGTTGTCGATGTTGGTGACGATCGCGATCATCGGGTTCAGGTGCAGGAACGACGCGTCGCTCTCGTCCGCTTCGGCGACCAGGTATTTGCCGGCGCCGAGCCGCGCATTGGTGCCGGCGCTCTTCAACAGGCCGCCGATCACGAAGGTCGGGTCTTCGCCACCTTCGGCGAGGATCGAGGACGCGAGGCTCGTCGTCGTGGTCTTGCCATGCGTACCCGCCACCGCGATCGCGTAGCGAAAGCGCATGAGCTCGCCGAGCATCTCGGCGCGGCGCACGACCGGAATACGGCGCGACAACGCGGTC
This sequence is a window from Pseudomonadota bacterium. Protein-coding genes within it:
- the murC gene encoding UDP-N-acetylmuramate--L-alanine ligase, coding for MSDRMRRIHRIHFVGIGGSGMSGIAEVLVNLGYEVQGSDLKPNPVTERLAKLGARVMIGHAAENVGNADVVVTSTAVSAENPEVATALSRRIPVVRRAEMLGELMRFRYAIAVAGTHGKTTTTSLASSILAEGGEDPTFVIGGLLKSAGTNARLGAGKYLVAEADESDASFLHLNPMIAIVTNIDNDHLGTHDGDFERLKHSFVEFLHNLPFYGLAVLCVDDAHIRGILTKVNRPVVGYGFSEGADLRAENLRREGLRTHFDVVRRADGLRLPVTVNLPGLHNVLNSLAAIAVALEIGIAHEAIQRALANFQGIDRRLTHVADIRLAGGGDPVTVVDDYGHHPTEIAATLDAIRQGYAGRRVVLAFQPHRYTRTRDLLDDFATVLSTGDALLVTEVYAAGEAPIAAADGRAICRAIRTRGKVEPVFVEKVEHLDEALRAVLKPGDVLLTMGAGSISAVSHALPRKLGAASARRQA